In Cyclopterus lumpus isolate fCycLum1 chromosome 13, fCycLum1.pri, whole genome shotgun sequence, the genomic window TGTATGTACATGGACACAtgtttgtgtacatatatgacgcttttttattttatttctaactCCACATCTGTCCATCTAACAAAACAGAAGTTATCTAATTGACACAATGTGTTTGTTAGTTTGTGTAGCAGACCGCTTAGGCTCCTATACTACAACACTAATGCTGGAGTGGTATCTGTGAGTGAATAACAAGCCTTTTTCAATATCATAACGGAATTAAACTAGGTTGGAGAGCAGTAGGTTGTCTTTTATTGCACAAGCGTTTTTCAATAATAGGCTGTTCAGCTCTTGAGCCTCACATCAATAAGTACAGGTTTAGATCATTGTGAAAAACAACTTAAAGTACACATGAGAGACACTATTATAAAAATGGTAACATGAATGGAATATATAGTGTCAGATGACATCACATTATCTCATTATCTCTGTAGAGAtaagcaacaataaaaacaaagatgcaCTGCACTGAGGTGCTAGTAAATCCTAACACACCAGATCAGTTGCACCTTGCTTAAAAACCCTAAACTCTAAACCCAGGTTTACAAAAAGGGGCAGTAAACATAGGAAATCTGTATAAACAGCATATGCATAAAACCCTATGTGAAAAAGGCTCTGAGATTAGATAAGATTGCAATTTTTCTTCAAAACCTCAAAATACTGATCACAAACGTACCTACATAAAAATGACTTCACACTATgcattacaaaacaaaatacaaaaaacaagagATACAATGCAGAAGATATAGTGCAGTACCAAAGCTAGATTTTGTCAGTGGGTCTCGCCGGTGCAGCACTCACCCAGAGTCTCGACTCTTTTTAAACACATCAAGATTGCCACTTGTTCATGGAGAACCAAAGGCAACATCTGGCCTCGTCTATGCCATGTAAGCGGCATTTAAAGCCTGTAACTACAGTCTAAAAATACGAAATCTGTTTAAAGCAGTTTCAGTTGTTAAGTTTAAGACCAACAGTAACATGCCTGTCTCACAGCTTGATACCAGCATTCACCACAAACCAGAAAGTGGTAGAACAGGAGACAACAAGAGGTGCCTGTGACTATACGTACATGTCCTGTTATGTCGCTGGAGAGTTAAATCCATCATTAGTTACACCTGCCCTACTGACCAATCCCTTTTGGCTACAAGTGCATGGATGGTAGTTCTGCTTTAAGAGTTTCAACCTATACCTGTTGAAAGCAGTAGTTTATCTAAATCACATACTGTCTTTATGTTATCATAACATTTGCCCAAAAGATAAAGCTGGTATAAAATGATGCAGTTGATATCATGAATAATCAGTTAAGCCTAATGCAAATGTTGTCAAACAGTTTATTACACTGACGAATAGGatgtatgtaatatattattgtatacGGTCTATGATATAAGTTTTACATAGAATAATATAAGGTTGTATGTAAGTGCTGATGGTAGTATTTGTAGTAGAATATGAGAGAGtagaataatataaataattatatagaTACAGACAGAGAACCCATTGAATGTTGAaatctgctttaaaaaatatataattatgtataataatttataattaatCAATTCTAGAAAAAGTAGTGGCCTACATGTGGCTGGGTATTACTGAAAATGTTACACTTCCCAGGCATAAGAGTTATTTATATTATAGTTACATAAAATGGATGATGTGTTAACAGTTGTGACCACTAGTGGGCGCTGTTCATGCGGCTGGAGGTGAGCGTGTTAAGTgacgagagaagaagaagaaggaggggctGGTCTGGTTGAGTGTTGGGACTTCACTAAAGTTATGCGGAAACCCCAGATTGTGTTGGACTGATTTATTTCTTATAAGTTCAGAGgcacaaaactaaataaaatacaactttaaacTAACTTACAAGCCTTCTGAAATGtctgaaaatgttttacatACAATTCCAATCTGAAGTTACATGCAATCACACCTGCAGAGGTAAACCTCAGGACAAACTATTCACAGTTTacataaaataagaaaatataaatagtgGAGTTACTATTTTTTCACCCACCTGCCTTCACAGGTCCAGAGTTATGGGCACTGGTTTCCCAGCACTGCAGTGGCAAATCTCAGTCTCCAATTAACATTGTTACAAGGAGAATGTGACTAGATGACCTTCATTTGACTTCATTGGCTATCAAGAGGCTTTTCACAGTTGCCTCATCAACACCGGTCACAGTGGTACGGTTTTGTGATAATTGCAGTTCTGTTTGACAATGAAGGCTTTTAAATCAACTTGACTGAAGTAAACTTACTGGGAATAACTTAAACCTGgagtttatataaataaatatgtattatctTTTAAAGTTTGCACCGTAACCATTTTCAAAAAGGCTCTATATAATTATCACCACAATGGTCTTTATTGCCTAAATTTAGAAAAGTTGATTTGAGTCTTTTTCCAGTTCAACTGGATTTACCCCTTGGTATGAGGATCAAAGGAGGGAATCTAACTGCACCGTATAAAGCAGTTCAACTTCACCTGCATTGGGGCAAAGACGGAGGACTTGGGTCCGAACACATGTTGATGGAGAACAATTTCCAATGGAGGTAAGAAATATGGGTATGGAAGTGTGTGATAATTATATAAGCCACTTTGTGTACagcattcaaataaattaaGCATTGATTCTGTTGATGCCATCCACAGATGCATATAGTCCACATAAAAGAAGAATATGACTCTATATCCCAGGCTGTAAGAGACAACACAGGCGTGGCTGTTCTTGGATTTTTCTTTCAGgtgatttaatttgattatcATGTACAAAAAACTGGAGATCTGTTTAAAATTGATGAAAATAGTTTGATATACCTAAGATGAACAGAGCCGGCCAAAGCAATTTGTGGTCATGAATTTAAAGTGGGAGTATCAAGCTATCTATTAGCTATTAATTAGGGTGATCCCTCCGCATTATGCTGCAGGCATTTAAACcccaataaagaaaagaaaagtataaatGGCCTAAAAATCTCCCCTTGAGCTAAACCAAAGTTAAGCACAAGAAACTTTTAGGGAAACAGTTGCTCAGACTCTTTTATTGTTGTGATAATTAAGAACAAGCTTTAGATTAAAAATAATAGGAAGCAAATAAAACTTTAACAAAGCACCAGGATATGTTTGAACCAAACCATCCAGACTATGTTTTCAAGTAACTTgaacatgttattgttttcagAAGTCCAAGTCTGCAAATAAGAAGTTTGATCCACTTATTAATGCTCTGAAATACATCACTCAACCCAGTAAGTCTGCTGACGTGGAAAAACAAGATCATTGTGCATCATTATCTTCAATCCACAGTGTGGGTTCTAAATGTGCTGCTGATTGTTCCAGTGTTAGGCTAAAGTACAATTGTTAGGAGATAACAGTGTCATAAAACAACACCTCACTAATAAATTAGCAATCAAGCTGTCACCTTGAACCTCTTTGTTGTCTAATATTACATTTCTGTCTAACTTGTCTTGTTAATTTTTTATAAAACTAGCCAACAGAACAACACTGAAGGGTGTGTCCCTGGAAATGCTCACACTTCCTGAGAAGAATATGACCAAGTACTTTCGCTATGATGGCTCCCTCACTACACCCACATGCGCTGAAGCTGTCACGTGGAGCTTGTTTGAAAACACAGTTCCTCTAAGCAGTAAGCAGGTACTTATTTTAATACGCACactaattaaaaaagtaaaatatcatTTTCTGCAtaggatagtgtgtgtgtgtgtgtgtatgtgtgcgcgtgtgtgattgtgtgtgtgcgtgtgtgtgtgtgtgtgtgtgtgtgaatgtgtgtgcgtgtgtgtgtgtgtgattgtgtgtgtgtgtgctaaacaCTCCGTAATATATACTGGGAAAGAGAAGCATTATGTAAATCCTGTGACTGGCCTCCCTCTTCAACCACAACATCCACTTAGAATTTGCCATTTTACTTGTTCACCTGTCTGATGTGATGTTTATTACAGCTTGCTGTATTCGGCCAGCTTCAGTTTTCTAATGGAAAGCCGATGGTCCAAACCTACAGGCCCGTGCAGCCCTTGAATGAACGGCAGGTGTATTACTCCAGAGGCCATCTTGCTCAGCTTAACAATGTGTTACTCCTCACGTCTGTGCTGGTATCCAGTGcactctccccgtctccctcggTTTCATTTACTACACTTTTATAAATACATACTTGCTGACTACACACTGATGattgtcaaataaatcaaatataatgcagtgtatataaaaaacttaaaacaaatgtgcaatttgtccaatgttgttgttgtaaagaCAACCTCAAATGTCAAAGCATGTGTCATCATAATGTATGTATAATCTACAACAAACTACACTGAAGTTTGCTgatcaaataattgttttatttgatttttgatttttgattgCACAGTTGCCATGTACAGAACAATTATAGTAGATGTAGTGATACTGCCTCTTGTGATATGATATCAcaatacatgtgtttgtgggACTTCCTGTCCTGCAGACATTTGAACTCTTGACTGTCCTTTTTTGGAGTTTATTCTCACCAGTGTTAAAAAGGTTCAGACTTTGGTACACACTGTTGTTATGTAAAACCGTAtgcaatgaatgaatgaatcaataaataaagtattagtTTGATGCCTGCTTTGTAGAAAACCTTTCATGAGATTGTTAGTAGAATGTTGGTATCTTAAATTACAAAGATGGTGTGACGTTGAGGACTATTGAAATGCATTTCACGCTGTTATCAATCAGAGTGTCACCTCCCCTGACCTCCACTATGTGGCAGCACCAAACAAGTCTGAATGACTCTGGAATATGAATGCATGTGCATGTATCTGGGTAAGCAGTAGCATGctacatacagtatttaaaagGAGCATGAATATcatcaaatattttatttatatgtttagcAGTTCTGGGGAAGTTTCATCTCTCATGGTGTGACTTGCGAACCCACGGCAATGATGTCATCAGACAGTGAGATGTTTGGCTCTACAGAAACAGAAATGGTGGCCTTCTTTGTGGTGTGTGTAAGCACATACATTTGATAGATTCATTGTAACTCTTCAAACATATTAATGTTTAATTGCAATAATCAGAACATAACTTAACCTGCAGCAACCCTTTAAAAGGAAAGATTGATGTACAGCTAACATTGTACAGGATTGACTCCATGTCTGCGATCAGTCAGCAAAGATAAAACCTCTTCCAATCAGGCCTAATCAGTGACCTGGAAGGATAATAGCCACTGAAGTCATTAGATGATGCGCTTGTTTTTGGCACCCTGACTAACTACAGTATAGCACCCTACATACTTGAGGAGATCACTTTGGATGTATTCCCATGTTGCACAGGAATAAATGTCTAATGGAATCACAGCCTGTGGCACAACAGTGCTGAGATAATCTGTGGGATGCACAGTCATCCTCGCCTTCTGCAaagttgtgtgttgttttattggAGAACACGCATATGAACTCATTATCACATGAAAGTACAACCTTTACGTGTGTGCGCATGGGGTATTTGACAGGGTGAATGCCTTTAGTATTTGATTCCTTGCAGCAAATTCAACTTTTTAGCGAGTCCTCCATTTGCAGTTATTTGTTCATCTGCTACACAactgtctgcttgtcttttttttctttttcttttctaacaCAGACATCTTTTCTCGGTTTGTGTGTGCCGCCCTTCCCCCACTTCCTCTTATTTCACTCGGTGTGACTCTGAGGTTTTGGTTGTCGTGACAACGGAGGACACAAGCACTTGTCTATTCTATTTGCAAAGTTTCTGTTGTTGCAGACTTATTGCATATTTGCTGCTGGGATAGTGAAGAATcttgcaccaccaccaccaacaccccACCCACAACGTATCAGAAACATGCAGGCGTGAATGAGTTCTCAGAAATATAGACGCAACATTAATCTCTTCCTGTATCATCTATACGGATGattttttactattatttgAGGACAGCGCTGAGGTGCACCATACTCCCTTTGCAAACATTTAACATAAAAGAAGCTCACTCAATCAATCAGTCTGCTATTAATCTTTGATTTACTTTGatcttttatcattattttgttattttagtcAAAGTGCACGCCTCAATGCTGCATAAGTATAGAATACTATTGTCCTGAGATCAATGAAACACATCCACATTAATTATTACTGGGATACATTTCGGTCTACTTTAGTGTCTGGCTTGTTCTTTAAAAGCAGGTGTAACTGCATAACTGCATGTCCTTAAAAGGATGAGCACACACTCAGCAGCGGTGGTGCAGTCTGACAGTGCTTAATGGGCGTAGGTTTTgaatttgcatttgtgtgtttgtctgtgtgcagatGTGGAAAGTAACTGCGTACATTTACAAAAATTGAAAGTAAATTTACTTTACTCTTGTATTTCTAGATCGTGAATCTTTCTTACAGCGTAATACATTTAGCGAGTTAGATTGTAGATAAATAATACTCTGAAATAAGCTGTATTATTAGAATCACTAAACAAAAGTACATGGATCACTGGAGCAGCTACAGGTTCATGATGCAtcaaagaatatttttttatgcaacatgttttacaacaaacaattatttacTTCAACTAAAGGGACATGTTCCttatacttaagtacatttttcaGATACTATTcccaacattgtgtgtgtgtgtgtgtgtgtgtgtgtgtgtgtgtgtgtgtgtgtgtgtgtgtttgtgtgtgtgtgtgtgtgt contains:
- the ca4b gene encoding LOW QUALITY PROTEIN: carbonic anhydrase 4b (The sequence of the model RefSeq protein was modified relative to this genomic sequence to represent the inferred CDS: inserted 2 bases in 2 codons; substituted 1 base at 1 genomic stop codon); the protein is MFYIQFQSEVTCNHTCRGPELWALVSQHCSGKSQSPINIVTRRMXLDDXSFDFIGYQEAFHSCLINTGHSVQLDLPLGMRIKGGNLTAPYKAVQLHLHWGKDGGLGSEHXVDGEQFPMEMHIVHIKEEYDSISQAVRDNTGVAVLGFFFQKSKSANKKFDPLINALKYITQPTNRTTLKGVSLEMLTLPEKNMTKYFRYDGSLTTPTCAEAVTWSLFENTVPLSSKQLAVFGQLQFSNGKPMVQTYRPVQPLNERQVYYSRGHLAQLNNVLLLTSVLVSSALSPSPSSVTSPDLHYVAAPNKSE